Proteins co-encoded in one Arachis hypogaea cultivar Tifrunner chromosome 13, arahy.Tifrunner.gnm2.J5K5, whole genome shotgun sequence genomic window:
- the LOC112737984 gene encoding uncharacterized protein isoform X1, which yields MMKAWHFLKHLNCTPAAASLSLHLLRSSSFSLNRYFPSHCFLSVHTTASDHWPARGQVTNGHAKFSTASSSLAVHSMASPVPVPANYVSVLVRCHKDNSDMLAEAILSFGASSVTMNEDDVCPDTDEVCVSSIFLEGEDINMSISHAADSIGLKEIPRYEVKIIEEDDWMKGAQESFHPVEVTEGLWVVPKWITPPDIQAMNIILNPGLAFGTGDHPTTKLCLLLLHGRIKGGEYILDYGTGTGILAIAALKFGAAFAVGVDIDSQAIASASENATLNNIGPDKLQLQLIASQTSSSCRDDWPSRVVEGENAFEIDRVTHKDKYDVVIANILLNPLLNLADQIIFSAKPGAIIGLSGILSEQVQNILQKYSLFLEDIEVSKMDDWACVSGRKRKNIDIC from the exons ATGATGAAGGCATGGCATTTCCTCAAGCATCTGAACTGCACACCCGCCGCCGCCTCCCTCTCTCTTCACCTCCTACGCTCATCCTCTTTTTCTCTCAATCGTTACTTTCCATCGCATTGCTTTCTCTCTGTCCACACCACCGCTAGTGACCACTGGCCAGCACGTGGCCAAGTGACAAACGGACATGCAAAATTTTCCacagcttcttcttctctggcagTTCATTCAATGGCTTCACCTGTTCCTGTACCTGCAAATTATGTTTCAGTTCTAGTTCGATGTCATAAGGATAATTCA GATATGCTTGCAGAAGCTATTTTAAGCTTTGGTGCAAGTTCTGTTACTATGAATGAAGATGATGTCTGTCCAGATACTGATGAG GTTTGTGTTAGTTCCATTTTTCTTGAAGGTGAGGATATAAATATGAGCATTTCACATGCTGCTGATTCTATTGGTTTGAAAGAGATACCAAGATATGAAGTTAAAATTATTGAGGAGGATGACTGGATGAAAGGAGCTCAG GAATCATTTCATCCAGTTGAAGTTACTGAAGGCCTTTGGGTGGTGCCCAAGTGGATTACTCCACCT GATATTCAAGCAATGAATATAATTCTTAATCCTGGACTAGCCTTTGGAACTGGAGACCATCCGACTACCAAATTATGTCTATTACTCCTACATGGCCGTATAAAAGGAGGAGAATACATCTTGGACTATGGCACTGGCACTGGAATTCTAGCAATTGCAGCTCTAAAG TTTGGTGCTGCCTTTGCCGTTGGAGTCGATATAGATTCACAAGCAATTGCATCAGCATCTGAAAATGCTACTCTGAATAACATTGGACCAGACAAGCTGCAACTGCAGTTGATTGCAAGCCAAACTTCTTCATCCTGCAGGGATGACTGGCCATCTAGAGTTGTCGAGGGAGAAAATGCTTTCGAGATAGACAGAGTCACTCACAAGGATAAATATGATGTGGTCATCGCAAACATACTTTTAAATCCTCTGTTAAATCTTGCTGATCAAATTATCTTTTCTGCAAAGCCTGGAGCAATTATTGGTCTCTCTGGAATCTTAAGTGAACAG GTCCAGAAcatattacaaaaatattcacTATTCTTAGAAGACATAGAAGTGTCGAAAATGGATGACTGGGCCTGTGTGagtggcagaaaaagaaagaatatagATATCTGCTGA
- the LOC112737984 gene encoding uncharacterized protein isoform X2, which yields MNEDDVCPDTDEVCVSSIFLEGEDINMSISHAADSIGLKEIPRYEVKIIEEDDWMKGAQESFHPVEVTEGLWVVPKWITPPDIQAMNIILNPGLAFGTGDHPTTKLCLLLLHGRIKGGEYILDYGTGTGILAIAALKFGAAFAVGVDIDSQAIASASENATLNNIGPDKLQLQLIASQTSSSCRDDWPSRVVEGENAFEIDRVTHKDKYDVVIANILLNPLLNLADQIIFSAKPGAIIGLSGILSEQVQNILQKYSLFLEDIEVSKMDDWACVSGRKRKNIDIC from the exons ATGAATGAAGATGATGTCTGTCCAGATACTGATGAG GTTTGTGTTAGTTCCATTTTTCTTGAAGGTGAGGATATAAATATGAGCATTTCACATGCTGCTGATTCTATTGGTTTGAAAGAGATACCAAGATATGAAGTTAAAATTATTGAGGAGGATGACTGGATGAAAGGAGCTCAG GAATCATTTCATCCAGTTGAAGTTACTGAAGGCCTTTGGGTGGTGCCCAAGTGGATTACTCCACCT GATATTCAAGCAATGAATATAATTCTTAATCCTGGACTAGCCTTTGGAACTGGAGACCATCCGACTACCAAATTATGTCTATTACTCCTACATGGCCGTATAAAAGGAGGAGAATACATCTTGGACTATGGCACTGGCACTGGAATTCTAGCAATTGCAGCTCTAAAG TTTGGTGCTGCCTTTGCCGTTGGAGTCGATATAGATTCACAAGCAATTGCATCAGCATCTGAAAATGCTACTCTGAATAACATTGGACCAGACAAGCTGCAACTGCAGTTGATTGCAAGCCAAACTTCTTCATCCTGCAGGGATGACTGGCCATCTAGAGTTGTCGAGGGAGAAAATGCTTTCGAGATAGACAGAGTCACTCACAAGGATAAATATGATGTGGTCATCGCAAACATACTTTTAAATCCTCTGTTAAATCTTGCTGATCAAATTATCTTTTCTGCAAAGCCTGGAGCAATTATTGGTCTCTCTGGAATCTTAAGTGAACAG GTCCAGAAcatattacaaaaatattcacTATTCTTAGAAGACATAGAAGTGTCGAAAATGGATGACTGGGCCTGTGTGagtggcagaaaaagaaagaatatagATATCTGCTGA